A DNA window from Equus przewalskii isolate Varuska chromosome 12, EquPr2, whole genome shotgun sequence contains the following coding sequences:
- the GRIFIN gene encoding grifin gives MVGNAFQGGRWGPEEVSSVFPLVLGEPFEMEVSSDAEHFHVHAQEHKVLQFAHRHRPLAAITRVQVLSDHRLAQVELARRSLSWGDGSY, from the exons ATGGTGGGCAATGCCTTCCAGGGCGGCCGCTGGGGCCCCGAGGAGGTGTCCAGCGTCTTCCCGCTGGTGCTGGGGGAGCCCTTTGAG ATGGAGGTCAGCTCAGACGCGGAGCACttccacgtccacgcccaggagcaCAAAGTGCTGCAGTTTGCGCACCGCCACAGGCCGCTGGCGGCCATCACCCGGGTGCAGGTGCTGAGTGACCACCGCCTGGCCCAGGTGGAGCTGGCCAGGAGAAGCCTGAGCTGGGG GGATGGGAGCTACTGA